The following coding sequences are from one Lolium rigidum isolate FL_2022 chromosome 6, APGP_CSIRO_Lrig_0.1, whole genome shotgun sequence window:
- the LOC124661807 gene encoding dolichyl-diphosphooligosaccharide--protein glycosyltransferase subunit STT3A-like has protein sequence MAEVEASTAASGGDRLRKASAGVLCAFTLLLIGVLAFSIRLFSVVKYESVIHEFDPYFNYRVTQFLSKSGIYEFWNWFDDRTWYPLGRVIGGTVYPGLTLTAGTIWWLVNSINIPLSVETVCVFTAPIFSANASWATYLLTKEAKGHGAGLMAATILALVPSYISRSVAGSYDNEAVAIFALIFTFYLYVKTLNTGSLFYATPNALSYFYMVCSWGGYTFIINLIPMHVLLCIITGRYSSRLYIAYAPLVVLGTLLAALVPVVGFNAVLTSEHFASFLVFIILHVVALVYFIKGLLTPRLFKVAMTFVLTVGLALCFAAVAILVALVASSPTKGWSGRSLSLLDPTYASKYIPIIASVSEHQPPTWPSYFMDINVLAFLVPAGIISCFLPLSDASSFLVLYLVTSVYFSGVMVRLMLVLAPAACILSGIALSEAFNVLTRSMKFQRPRSDDGLPAAEDITPGTSSTAATIAKSGNITKEKTENVSKGRPSKKNWKEKEWVGNSPVRPDMEEKLCVLPAEASAMGILFLIILCGLYVVHCVWAAAEAYSAPSIVLTSRSHEGLHVFDDFRESYAWLRHNTEVDDKVASWWDYGYQTTAMANRTVIVDNNTWNNTHIATVGTAMSSPEKAAWEIFNSLDVKYVLVVFGGLIGYPSDDINKFLWMVRIGGGEFPHIKEEDYLRDGNYRVDAQGTPTMLNCLMYKLCYYRFVETDGKGFDRARRYEIGRKHFKLTHFEEVFTTHHWMVRIYKLKPQKNRIRGKLKLKSSSKASSMSKGAGKKNPWQ, from the exons ATGGCGGAGGTCGAGGCCTCCACGGCGGCCAGCGGCGGCGACCGGCTCCGGAAGGCCTCCGCCGGCGTGCTGTGTGCTTTCACGCTCCTCCTTATCGGCGTCCTCGCCTTCTCGATCCGCCTCTTCTCC GTGGTCAAGTACGAGAGCGTGATCCACGagttcgatccctacttcaactacCGCGTCACCCAG TTTTTGTCAAAGAGTGGAATCTACGAGTTTTGGAACTGGTTTGATGACCGAACATG GTACCCCCTTGGACGTGTAATTGGTGGCACTGTCTATCCTGGTTTGACACTGACGGCTGGCACAATATGGTG GTTGGTAAACTCCATTAACATCCCATTGTCGGTGGAGACTGTCTGCGTGTTCACTGCCCCGATTTTTTCGGCAAATGCTTCCTGGGCAACTTATCTGCTGACAAAG GAAGCAAAGGGTCATGGGGCTGGTTTAATGGCTGCAACTATCTTAGCATTG GTCCCCTCATACATTTCAAGATCTGTCGCAGGCAGCTATGATAATGAAGCTGTAGCCATATTTGCTTTAATATTTACATTTTATCTATATGTAAAG ACGCTAAACACGGGATCACTCTTTTATGCAACGCCTAATGCTCTCTCCTACTTTTACATG GTCTGTTCCTGGGGAGGCTACACATTCATCATCAACCTTATCCCAATGCATGTTCTCTTGTGTATTATAACTGGTCGTTACTCTTCACGACTTTACATTGCTTATGCTCCCCTT GTTGTACTGGGAACACTTCTGGCAGCGTTGGTGCCTGTGGTTGGTTTTAATGCAGTATTGACATCAGAGCACTTTGCATCATTTCTG GTGTTTATAATCCTACATGTGGTTGCTCTAGTATATTTCATCAAAGGACTTTTAACTCCTCGTCTGTTCAAAGTGGCCATGACATTTGTACTAACAGTTGGTTT AGCCCTTTGTTTCGCGGCAGTAGCGATACTTGTTGCATTGGTGGCATCTAGCCCAACAAAAGGTTGGAGTGGGCGCAGTTTGAGCCTACTTGACCC AACCTATGCAAGCAAGTACATCCCTATCATTGCTAGCGTGAGTGAACATCAACCACCCACCTGGCCGTCTTACTTTATGGATATCAATGTGCTAGCCTTCTTAGTTCCTGCTGGGATCATA TCATGCTTCTTACCTTTATCCGATGCAAGCTCATTTTTGGTTCTGTACTTGGTAACTTCAGTGTATTTCTCTGGGGTAATG GTACGACTTATGCTTGTCCTTGCCCCTGCTGCATGCATTCTGTCTGGGATTGCTCTATCAGAAGCTTTTAACGTCCTCACACGATCAATGAAATTTCAGCGTCCAAGATCAGATGATGGCCTTCCTGCT GCAGAGGATATTACTCCAGGGACTTCCAGTACTGCAGCGACTATCGCAAAAAGTGGGAATATaacaaaagaaaaaacagaaaatgtTTCAAAGGGAAGACCATCGAAGAAGAATTGGAAGGAGAAAGAATGGGTGGGCAATTCTCCTGTTAGGCCTGACATGGAGGAGAAACTTTGTGTACTGCCTGCCGAAGCATCGGCCATGGGTATACTGTTCCTCATCATACTTTGTGGACTTTATGTG GTCCACTGTGTATGGGCAGCTGCAGAAGCATACTCTGCACCCTCGATTGTGCTGACATCTCGTTCACACGAAGGGTTGCATGTTTTTGATGATTTCCGTGAATCTTATGCATGGCTGCGCCATAACACGGAAGTAGACGATAAG GTTGCATCATGGTGGGACTATGGTTATCAGACAACTGCAATGGCCAACAGGACTGTGATTGTAGACAATAATACCTGGAATAACACACACATAGCGACAGTTGGGACAGCAATGTCATCCCCAGAAAAGGCAGCATGGGAAATCTTCAATTCCTTAGATGTCAAATATGTGCTTGTTGTCTTTGGAG GGCTTATTGGCTACCCAAGCGATGATATTAATAAGTTCCTCTGGATGGTTCGAATCGGAGGTGGTGAATTCCCTCACATTAAGGAAGAGGATTACCTT AGGGATGGCAACTACCGTGTTGATGCTCAGGGCACTCCAACGATGCTGAATTGCCTCATGTACAAGCTTTGTTATTACAG ATTTGTTGAGACTGATGGTAAGGGATTTGATAGAGCGAGAAGATATGAAATAGGAAGAAAACATTTTAAACTGACCCATTTTGAGGAG GTTTTTACAACCCACCACTGGATGGTTAGGATTTACAAACTGAAACCGCAAAAGAACAGGATCCGAGGAAAATTGAAACTGAAATCC AGTTCAAAAGCAAGCTCAATGAGCAAAGGGGCTGGCAAGAAGAACCCATGGCAATAG